From Candidatus Edwardsbacteria bacterium RifOxyA12_full_54_48, a single genomic window includes:
- a CDS encoding CRISPR-associated protein Cas3 — protein MKKNETYIAHYRDSDDGAQTVEQHLVATANLARLFAGKIGLPTIGEIMGLTHDVGKYSQAFQNYIKSAEGKINPDEDEYVDAARLRGHIDHSTAGAQLIWRYLKEEGNLQKLLAQVLALCGASHHSGLLDCLAPDGTDIFTKRMEKRSEQTHLYEIEDKIDEVIKNRLQKLLKDNDVHEELRICLQKVMGGKSSCLIREFNIGILARFLFSCLIDADRLDSANRCKPNTPEWDLLIDILEKHITSFQTINVVDEVRVKVSAACKAHAAQKKGLYQLTVPTGGGKTLASLRFALSHAKEHEMDRIIYVVPYTSIIDQNAEVVRKIYKSVENESTQVILEHHSNLTPEHDTWQSKVLSENWDAPIIFTTAVQFLETLFASGTRGVRRMHQLANAIIIFDEVQTIPLKTVHLFNNAINFLVDNCGSTVVFCTATQPLLNKVDNQKGAAKYDKEHEIMPDIHGLFKDLQRVAVKDKRKAGGWSDDEIAEQAIKETKSAGSVLVIVNTKKAAQKIYQLCKAKEQNVYHLSTNMCPAHRIDILNTVKACLDINNPKPVICISTQLIEAGVDIDFGAVIRYLAGLDSIAQAAGRCNRNGLRKTGEVIIINPINESLSNLPEIRKAKDIAEKVLGEYHKNPVIFDNDLLSPKTMERYYKYYFFDQANIMSFNVSARAIGHDDDLLTMLSTNGSAVQNYIQAKGQAPPINLRQSFKTAAEEFKVIDMPTEGIVVPYGDGEKMIGELCAAFEVKTRFDLLRRAQRYSVNIYPQDMRRLMEANGIYEAQAGTGIYCLKAENYSNEYGISLEKTQDMKFQNA, from the coding sequence ATGAAAAAGAATGAAACATACATAGCACACTACAGAGACTCTGATGATGGTGCTCAAACGGTAGAGCAACATCTAGTGGCTACGGCAAATTTAGCTCGTCTCTTTGCCGGTAAAATAGGTTTGCCGACAATTGGTGAAATAATGGGTTTAACGCACGATGTTGGGAAATATAGCCAAGCCTTTCAAAATTATATAAAATCAGCCGAAGGTAAGATCAATCCTGACGAAGATGAATATGTAGATGCAGCAAGACTTAGAGGGCATATTGATCATTCAACAGCCGGGGCACAACTTATATGGAGGTATCTAAAAGAGGAAGGTAACCTGCAAAAACTATTGGCTCAAGTATTGGCGCTTTGTGGGGCATCACACCATTCTGGTCTATTAGATTGTTTAGCGCCAGATGGAACTGATATTTTTACTAAACGAATGGAAAAACGGAGTGAACAAACCCATCTATATGAAATAGAAGATAAAATAGATGAGGTAATTAAAAATCGTTTACAGAAATTACTTAAAGATAATGATGTCCATGAAGAATTAAGGATATGCCTTCAAAAAGTTATGGGTGGTAAAAGTTCGTGTCTTATTCGTGAGTTTAATATAGGTATACTGGCACGCTTCCTTTTTAGCTGTCTGATAGATGCGGACCGGCTCGATTCCGCTAATCGATGTAAACCTAACACGCCTGAATGGGATTTACTTATTGATATACTGGAAAAGCATATAACGTCTTTTCAAACTATCAATGTTGTTGATGAAGTACGGGTTAAAGTTTCTGCAGCTTGCAAGGCACATGCCGCACAGAAGAAAGGTCTCTACCAACTAACAGTGCCAACAGGCGGCGGGAAAACATTGGCTAGTTTACGGTTTGCGTTGAGCCATGCAAAAGAACATGAAATGGATAGAATCATTTATGTAGTACCCTACACGTCGATCATTGACCAAAATGCTGAAGTTGTAAGGAAGATATATAAATCTGTAGAAAATGAAAGCACTCAAGTAATATTGGAGCATCATTCAAACTTAACCCCAGAACATGATACCTGGCAAAGTAAAGTGCTTTCAGAAAATTGGGATGCACCAATAATATTTACTACGGCAGTTCAATTTTTAGAAACTTTGTTTGCCAGTGGTACGCGTGGTGTACGCCGTATGCACCAGCTTGCCAATGCAATTATCATATTTGATGAGGTACAAACAATACCACTTAAAACGGTACACCTTTTCAATAATGCAATAAACTTCCTGGTAGATAATTGTGGCTCAACAGTTGTTTTTTGCACGGCTACACAGCCGCTATTAAATAAAGTGGATAATCAAAAAGGTGCCGCAAAGTACGATAAAGAACATGAAATCATGCCGGATATACACGGCCTTTTTAAAGACTTGCAACGGGTAGCAGTAAAAGATAAACGTAAGGCTGGTGGTTGGTCGGATGATGAAATTGCTGAACAGGCGATTAAAGAAACGAAAAGCGCTGGCAGTGTTTTAGTAATTGTCAACACAAAAAAAGCGGCACAAAAAATATATCAACTTTGTAAAGCCAAAGAGCAAAATGTATACCATCTAAGCACAAATATGTGCCCTGCCCATAGAATTGATATTTTGAATACTGTAAAAGCATGTCTAGATATAAATAACCCCAAGCCGGTTATTTGCATAAGCACACAATTAATTGAAGCGGGCGTCGATATTGACTTCGGTGCGGTAATCCGTTATTTGGCGGGTTTGGATTCTATAGCCCAGGCAGCCGGGCGATGTAATAGAAATGGTCTTCGTAAAACAGGGGAAGTTATTATTATTAACCCGATAAACGAAAGCCTAAGCAATCTTCCTGAAATACGGAAGGCCAAGGACATTGCCGAAAAAGTCCTTGGTGAATATCATAAAAACCCAGTCATTTTCGACAATGATTTATTGAGCCCAAAAACAATGGAAAGATATTACAAGTATTATTTCTTTGATCAAGCAAATATTATGTCTTTTAATGTGTCTGCGAGAGCAATAGGGCATGATGACGATCTGTTAACTATGCTTTCCACGAATGGAAGTGCTGTTCAAAATTATATACAAGCGAAAGGACAAGCACCCCCAATAAATCTACGCCAATCATTCAAAACTGCGGCTGAGGAATTCAAAGTAATTGACATGCCGACTGAAGGCATTGTCGTGCCGTACGGGGATGGTGAAAAGATGATAGGTGAACTATGCGCGGCATTTGAAGTAAAGACACGATTTGATCTATTAAGAAGGGCACAAAGATATTCTGTAAATATTTATCCTCAGGACATGAGAAGATTAATGGAAGCGAACGGTATTTACGAAGCACAAGCAGGCACCGGCATATATTGTCTCAAAGCTGAAAATTACAGTAATGAATACGGAATAAGCCTTGAAAAGACCCAAGACATGAAATTCCAAAACGCATAA
- a CDS encoding type I-C CRISPR-associated protein Cas5, which translates to MGNTVDFKVSGRYALFTDPLTKIGGEKCTYHIPTYEALKGIAKSIYWKPTFVWVIDKVRIIKRIRTQSKSIKPLKFSGGNDLSIYTYLADVEYQVRAHFEWNKFRPDMEHDRVDGKHYSIAKRMVDKGGRQDIFLGTRECQGYVEPCIFGEGSGYYDNSPELAYGLMFHGFDYPDESGNKELHSRFWRPIMVNGVVEYLKPTECTIRKFVREMIPCPPQSVGLKEEGLENELD; encoded by the coding sequence ATGGGCAACACAGTTGATTTTAAAGTATCAGGGCGGTATGCGCTTTTTACAGATCCGCTGACAAAAATAGGTGGAGAGAAATGCACATACCATATTCCGACTTACGAAGCACTTAAGGGCATTGCCAAATCCATCTATTGGAAACCGACTTTTGTTTGGGTGATAGATAAAGTGCGAATAATTAAACGTATCCGTACACAGTCAAAGAGCATAAAACCCTTAAAATTCAGCGGCGGGAACGATCTTTCAATATATACGTATCTTGCCGATGTAGAATATCAGGTACGGGCACATTTTGAATGGAATAAATTCCGGCCGGATATGGAACATGACCGCGTTGACGGCAAGCATTACTCAATTGCCAAACGAATGGTGGATAAGGGGGGGAGGCAAGACATCTTTTTAGGGACGAGGGAATGCCAGGGATATGTTGAACCATGTATTTTTGGTGAGGGCAGTGGATACTATGATAACAGCCCCGAATTAGCTTACGGGCTTATGTTTCACGGTTTTGATTATCCTGACGAGAGTGGTAATAAGGAACTGCATAGCCGGTTTTGGCGACCAATAATGGTAAACGGGGTAGTTGAATATCTAAAGCCTACTGAATGCACCATTCGAAAGTTTGTCAGGGAAATGATCCCCTGTCCACCCCAATCGGTAGGTTTGAAAGAGGAGGGCCTTGAAAATGAGCTGGATTGA
- a CDS encoding type I-C CRISPR-associated protein Cas8c/Csd1 produces the protein MSWIEKLKRTYDNNKGHIADPRDVIPLLPLYHNIQNAQVCVVLDGDGNFKRATVIDRNDAPTIIPVTEESAGKAGAKIAPHVLCDKLQYIAGDYIKWGGNPYKKKNESGYVQYIASLRKWVEWSKDKKLTSVLKYLEKGILIKDLINAKILYANDKKKLALKWDKKTEEPPIFKVIKLANKKGQFESFVRFSVEIPDDMPSEVWKSKMLQKSWTEYYPTILDEKNLCIVEGKEINIASNHPKGIRYPGDGAKLLSSNDGINYTFRGRFTDDKEACTVGIEVTQKAHHALRWLIARQGRHDGDQAIVAWAVSTIDVPDPLADTYSLLIKKQEKDNETIEQKSYVAQNTAIKFNQYIAGYSVKLGPTDDVVVLVLDSATPGRMAIRYYRELTGSEYLERIKAWHEGCCWPQNYSKEIKFIGAPSPRDIVETAYGSKVDDKLKKATIERLLPCIVDGVPLPRDIVESCVRRASHRQGFKSWEWEKALGITCALYKQFHKERGYTMALDTERKTRDYLFGRLLAAADGLEGYALRNAGEKRPTNAARLMQRFADRPCSTWRTIELALAPSKARLGNRAKKYNQTIDDVMHNFDTSEFVDDSPLSGEFLLGFHSQRVAFWPQGETVETAQEAETENNE, from the coding sequence ATGAGCTGGATTGAAAAGTTGAAGAGGACATATGATAACAACAAAGGGCATATTGCTGACCCCCGAGATGTGATCCCTTTGTTGCCGTTGTACCATAACATACAAAATGCACAGGTCTGTGTCGTTTTAGATGGTGATGGCAATTTTAAGCGGGCCACGGTCATAGATAGAAACGATGCACCAACAATAATACCAGTGACAGAGGAATCAGCCGGGAAGGCTGGTGCGAAAATAGCCCCGCATGTTTTATGTGACAAGCTGCAATATATAGCGGGTGATTATATTAAATGGGGCGGTAATCCGTATAAAAAGAAAAACGAGTCTGGTTATGTACAATATATTGCCTCTTTGCGAAAATGGGTGGAATGGTCCAAGGATAAGAAATTAACTTCTGTTTTAAAATATCTTGAAAAAGGGATTCTAATAAAAGATCTTATTAATGCAAAAATATTGTATGCAAATGATAAAAAGAAGCTTGCCCTGAAATGGGATAAAAAAACAGAAGAGCCTCCAATTTTCAAGGTTATTAAGCTCGCCAATAAGAAAGGTCAGTTTGAATCTTTTGTTCGCTTTTCCGTTGAAATACCAGACGATATGCCTTCTGAAGTGTGGAAAAGTAAAATGCTTCAAAAATCATGGACTGAGTATTATCCTACGATACTTGACGAAAAGAATTTATGCATTGTTGAAGGTAAAGAAATCAATATTGCTAGTAATCATCCTAAAGGAATAAGATACCCAGGTGATGGTGCAAAACTGTTGTCGTCCAATGACGGAATTAACTATACCTTTCGTGGTCGTTTTACAGACGACAAAGAAGCATGTACTGTCGGTATTGAGGTAACACAAAAAGCGCATCATGCTCTACGTTGGCTTATTGCACGGCAAGGGCGACATGACGGCGATCAAGCAATAGTGGCTTGGGCTGTCTCAACCATCGATGTGCCAGACCCCCTTGCTGATACTTATTCGCTGCTTATTAAAAAGCAGGAAAAAGATAATGAAACAATTGAACAAAAGTCATATGTTGCCCAAAATACGGCTATAAAGTTTAATCAGTATATTGCCGGATATTCTGTAAAACTTGGGCCAACTGACGATGTCGTGGTATTGGTGTTGGACTCGGCCACGCCTGGCCGTATGGCTATACGATATTATCGTGAGCTTACCGGCTCTGAATATCTGGAAAGGATCAAAGCCTGGCATGAAGGATGTTGCTGGCCGCAAAACTATAGCAAGGAGATTAAATTTATTGGCGCACCATCCCCGCGGGATATAGTTGAAACGGCATACGGCAGTAAAGTTGATGATAAACTAAAAAAGGCCACAATCGAACGACTGCTGCCCTGTATTGTTGATGGTGTGCCGCTTCCCAGGGATATCGTGGAATCTTGCGTAAGACGAGCGAGCCATAGGCAAGGATTCAAATCATGGGAATGGGAAAAGGCATTGGGTATAACCTGTGCGCTTTACAAACAATTTCATAAAGAAAGGGGCTATACAATGGCACTAGATACGGAGAGAAAAACAAGGGACTATCTTTTTGGCCGTTTGCTGGCGGCCGCTGATGGCCTCGAAGGCTATGCCTTACGCAATGCCGGCGAAAAACGACCAACCAATGCTGCGCGGCTAATGCAACGATTCGCTGACCGACCATGCAGCACATGGCGAACTATCGAGTTGGCATTAGCACCATCCAAAGCAAGGCTGGGAAATCGCGCTAAAAAGTACAATCAAACAATTGATGATGTGATGCATAACTTTGACACATCTGAATTTGTTGATGATTCACCTTTAAGCGGCGAGTTTCTACTTGGGTTTCATTCGCAACGTGTGGCATTTTGGCCGCAAGGTGAAACAGTAGAAACTGCTCAAGAAGCCGAAACCGAAAATAATGAATAA
- a CDS encoding type I-C CRISPR-associated protein Cas7/Csd2, translating into MSLTNKIDFAVVFSVKNANPNGDPLNGNRPRTTYENLGEISDVCIKRKIRDRLQESGQVIFVQSDDRKKDEFESLHDRAVSVLDFKKKPKAIEDKACKEWFDVRAFGQLFPYKGGAGEDKGVSIGIRGPVSIHPAFSISRVDVSSNQITKSASGEKSGKARASDTMGMKHRVDSGIYVFYGSMNPQLAVRTGFSDGDAAVIKSLLPKLFENDASSARPEGSMEVLKVIWWEHKSNNKQPCPNGLISSAKVHRSLRDLLKDDANKPFDEDALKKALPGLVPEIVNGF; encoded by the coding sequence ATGAGCCTTACGAACAAAATCGATTTTGCCGTTGTGTTCAGCGTTAAAAACGCTAATCCTAATGGCGACCCGCTCAATGGCAACAGACCCAGGACAACTTATGAAAACCTGGGTGAAATATCAGATGTTTGCATAAAGCGTAAGATACGCGATAGGCTTCAAGAGAGTGGACAAGTGATCTTTGTCCAGTCAGATGACAGGAAAAAGGATGAATTTGAAAGCCTTCATGATAGGGCCGTATCTGTGTTGGATTTTAAAAAGAAACCCAAGGCCATAGAAGATAAAGCATGTAAAGAATGGTTTGATGTCAGGGCTTTTGGACAGCTTTTTCCCTATAAAGGAGGTGCCGGAGAAGATAAAGGTGTATCTATTGGTATAAGGGGACCAGTATCAATACATCCAGCTTTTAGCATATCAAGGGTTGATGTATCATCAAACCAAATAACAAAAAGCGCTAGTGGTGAAAAATCGGGCAAAGCTCGTGCTTCCGATACAATGGGGATGAAGCATAGGGTAGATAGCGGCATTTATGTTTTCTATGGGAGCATGAATCCACAGCTCGCCGTCAGAACTGGTTTTAGCGATGGAGATGCAGCGGTGATAAAATCATTGTTGCCTAAGCTATTTGAGAACGATGCATCTTCAGCAAGGCCGGAAGGGAGTATGGAGGTTCTCAAAGTGATATGGTGGGAACATAAAAGCAATAATAAGCAACCATGCCCCAACGGTCTTATTTCATCGGCTAAAGTACATCGGAGCTTAAGGGATCTTTTAAAGGATGATGCGAACAAACCTTTTGATGAAGATGCTTTGAAGAAAGCATTACCGGGTCTTGTTCCCGAAATCGTTAATGGTTTTTAA
- a CDS encoding CRISPR-associated protein Cas4 encodes MIEEDLLPISALQHLIYCPRQCALIHIEQVWSENLFTAEGRDIHDKVHDGGTESRKNIRAATGVRLVSHKLGLTGQADMVEFHKAEEEKDSSGQTIAVKLPGVKGLWEPFPVEYKRGKPKKHQADEVQLCAQAICLEEMLKVNILAGALFYGATRRRQEMAFTKQLRELAETTARNLHELISKGITPPPEYNTGKCERCSLLEICRPQTSERQSVTRYIKRMVSEDNEKTP; translated from the coding sequence TTGATAGAAGAAGACCTTCTACCCATCTCCGCCCTGCAGCACCTGATCTACTGCCCCCGGCAATGCGCGCTTATACATATAGAGCAGGTTTGGTCCGAAAACCTATTCACCGCCGAGGGCCGGGACATACATGACAAAGTGCATGACGGCGGGACAGAAAGCCGCAAGAATATACGCGCGGCTACCGGAGTACGTTTGGTCTCGCACAAGTTAGGCCTTACCGGACAGGCGGATATGGTGGAGTTTCACAAAGCCGAAGAAGAAAAAGACAGCAGTGGCCAAACAATTGCCGTAAAACTGCCGGGTGTAAAGGGTCTTTGGGAACCATTCCCTGTGGAATACAAGCGTGGCAAGCCCAAAAAACACCAGGCTGACGAGGTACAGCTTTGCGCCCAGGCCATATGTTTGGAGGAAATGCTAAAGGTTAATATCCTTGCTGGAGCTTTGTTCTATGGCGCAACCAGACGGCGGCAAGAGATGGCTTTTACAAAACAGCTTAGAGAATTAGCAGAAACCACCGCCCGAAACCTGCATGAACTGATATCAAAAGGTATAACCCCGCCGCCAGAATATAACACAGGCAAATGTGAAAGGTGTTCATTGCTTGAAATATGCCGGCCCCAGACAAGCGAACGTCAGAGTGTAACGCGTTACATCAAACGCATGGTAAGCGAGGACAATGAAAAAACTCCTTAA
- a CDS encoding subtype I-C CRISPR-associated endonuclease Cas1: MKKLLNTLYVTTQGAYLHQEGEAVVVKVEGQEKLRLPIHTLGGIVCFGNVLCSPFLLGLCGQRGVNVGFLTEHGRFMTRAQGPISGNILLRKEQYRKAQAPKEAVGIVQNILAGKLTNMRTVLRRAMRDHPENDKDKAISQATDRLDYIVGKIEQTVDIDVLRGLEGDTAKLYFSLFDRMITADKESFFMKERSRRPPLDKLNALLSFLYTLLTHDAVGACEGVGLDPQMGFLHAMRPGRPSLALDLMEEFRSVIADRLALSLINLKQINGKGFKTTETGAVAMDDETRKTLLVAYQKRKQEEIMHPYLQEKAPIGLLLHLQALLLARYLRGDIDGYPPFFWR; the protein is encoded by the coding sequence ATGAAAAAACTCCTTAACACACTGTATGTTACAACCCAAGGGGCATATCTCCATCAGGAGGGTGAGGCGGTGGTGGTAAAGGTGGAAGGCCAAGAAAAGTTACGTCTTCCAATTCATACCTTGGGCGGCATTGTCTGCTTCGGCAATGTGCTGTGCAGTCCGTTTCTTCTGGGCCTTTGCGGACAGCGCGGGGTCAATGTGGGTTTTTTAACCGAGCATGGCCGTTTTATGACCAGGGCGCAAGGGCCGATAAGCGGCAATATTCTATTGCGAAAGGAACAATACCGCAAAGCGCAAGCGCCAAAGGAAGCCGTCGGAATAGTTCAAAATATCCTTGCCGGTAAATTGACCAATATGCGGACGGTTTTAAGACGGGCCATGCGCGACCATCCAGAAAACGACAAAGACAAGGCTATTTCACAAGCTACGGACCGGCTGGATTATATAGTAGGAAAAATAGAGCAAACGGTCGATATAGATGTTTTACGGGGCTTGGAAGGAGATACCGCCAAGCTGTATTTTTCGCTGTTTGACAGGATGATAACTGCCGATAAAGAATCATTTTTCATGAAGGAACGGAGCCGCCGGCCGCCCTTAGATAAGCTTAATGCTTTGCTTTCATTTCTTTATACTTTATTGACGCACGATGCGGTAGGGGCCTGCGAGGGCGTGGGCCTTGATCCGCAGATGGGCTTCTTACATGCCATGAGGCCGGGCCGTCCCAGCCTGGCCTTGGATTTAATGGAAGAATTCAGGTCGGTTATAGCTGATCGCTTGGCGTTGTCTCTGATCAATTTAAAGCAAATAAACGGCAAGGGTTTCAAGACCACAGAGACCGGCGCAGTAGCAATGGACGATGAGACCCGTAAAACCTTGTTGGTGGCCTATCAGAAAAGGAAACAGGAGGAGATAATGCATCCCTACTTGCAGGAAAAAGCCCCTATCGGTTTATTGCTGCATTTACAGGCTTTGTTATTAGCCAGATATTTGCGTGGTGATATTGACGGCTATCCGCCGTTCTTTTGGAGATAA
- a CDS encoding CRISPR-associated endonuclease Cas2, with the protein MMVLVSYDVCTKTLEGRRRLRQVAKACKDYGTRVQNSVFECNVDPSQWTALKNRLLKIFQPDMDSLRFYFLGSNYKRRIEHLGAKPAVDVEEPQIV; encoded by the coding sequence ATGATGGTGTTGGTGAGTTACGATGTTTGTACCAAGACGCTGGAGGGGCGCCGTCGTCTGCGGCAAGTGGCGAAAGCCTGCAAGGACTACGGGACAAGAGTTCAAAATTCGGTTTTTGAATGCAATGTTGATCCGTCTCAATGGACTGCCCTAAAAAATAGATTGTTAAAAATATTTCAGCCGGATATGGATAGCCTGCGATTTTACTTTTTGGGCAGTAATTATAAAAGAAGGATAGAACATTTGGGGGCCAAGCCTGCGGTGGATGTGGAGGAGCCGCAAATAGTATGA